The Deinococcus roseus genome has a window encoding:
- a CDS encoding glycoside hydrolase family 5 protein, producing MKPLLLLGLLALTACKNQTPILTFQKGVNLEGWLQYPPFEALSKEHLSELQEVQKQGFDFVRVPIDPGFFLDQDSISAFDSLKSLLDTAQQNNLKVILDFFPDEDTLKLPILKEENSFQVYLALLEKFSEWLKPFPEVALELMDEPFDPSRDDCEPSAFHWEDLQNQMLSAVRKGNQDLTVVLSGDCFSGMDALMNLTPLQDKRVVYTFHYFERPIFTQQGTDLYGFTEHLKNVPYPASSMNPDQLLKTVPEEQQSRVKERLEKYQGFGSETIQREFAEVAAWSKDHQVAVLLGAYGVHQNAPAQDRQQWLQDVQAAAEKHGFAHAVWAWNGDYRMPRP from the coding sequence ATGAAACCCCTGCTGTTGCTGGGCTTGCTGGCCCTGACCGCCTGCAAGAACCAGACCCCCATTTTGACCTTCCAGAAAGGGGTGAATCTGGAAGGGTGGCTGCAATACCCACCCTTTGAAGCCCTGTCCAAAGAACACCTTTCCGAACTGCAGGAGGTCCAGAAGCAGGGCTTCGATTTTGTGCGCGTTCCCATCGACCCAGGGTTTTTTCTTGACCAGGACAGCATTTCAGCCTTTGACAGCCTGAAATCCCTGCTGGACACCGCCCAGCAGAACAACTTGAAAGTCATTCTGGATTTCTTCCCAGATGAAGATACCCTGAAATTGCCCATTCTGAAAGAAGAAAACAGCTTTCAGGTGTACCTGGCCTTGCTGGAAAAATTCTCGGAATGGCTGAAACCCTTCCCGGAGGTTGCTCTGGAGCTCATGGATGAACCCTTTGACCCCTCACGGGACGACTGCGAACCCAGCGCTTTTCATTGGGAGGACCTGCAAAACCAGATGCTTTCTGCGGTGCGCAAGGGCAACCAGGACCTGACGGTGGTGCTGTCTGGAGATTGTTTTTCAGGCATGGACGCACTGATGAACCTCACTCCATTGCAGGACAAACGGGTGGTGTACACCTTTCATTACTTTGAGCGCCCGATCTTCACCCAGCAGGGCACAGACCTTTATGGTTTCACAGAGCACCTGAAAAACGTGCCTTATCCGGCTTCCAGCATGAACCCTGACCAGTTGCTGAAAACCGTGCCAGAGGAGCAGCAATCCAGGGTGAAGGAGCGGCTGGAAAAATACCAGGGTTTTGGGTCAGAAACCATCCAGCGGGAATTTGCAGAGGTTGCAGCATGGTCAAAAGACCATCAGGTTGCTGTGCTTCTGGGGGCTTATGGGGTGCACCAGAACGCACCAGCACAGGACCGCCAGCAGTGGCTGCAAGATGTGCAAGCTGCAGCTGAAAAACACGGCTTTGCACATGCAGTTTGGGCCTGGAATGGGGATTACAGGATGCCCAGACCTTGA